The proteins below come from a single Desulfuromonas acetoxidans DSM 684 genomic window:
- a CDS encoding YncE family protein, which translates to MNYFRWRYLISTLLAVILLAACQPNLVETPTQSRSTTDSIVSVYLNYTSTADFRLEIQDLELRSKDIWLPCRGNTSDTRRSSRQHLIALDALPAAQYDQVRFRVELYSEQNTLLRTEQVTLGIANHLLLKPSGSQCLFLHCRLSPYTLDRPLPEQFVVENQVAPLADNLLYALCPDLSTVYIIRTDQFTVTAAYPLQGQISDMVVDNDRRLIYFLDRQRQQIQRWDGISQQMTDRIPLPMTQSPEGLEISPDGEFLFVTDTVNRQLLKIDAENGTRLAQVNIGHEPSQPYWFEHNGQARLAVISLGDQQLHLVSADSLATMAEVTAGQQPYETVYANNALFVSDSFDYQILQLDPDSGVLQARIPTMGRPMAMLDDTIQRNVIIAEQSRSGLALLPYGQQLIARHIAAGAAPHDLAISNKRRLLYIADEINHSIVVLDLPSEKIIQTIEVGSTPDVIMVQEP; encoded by the coding sequence ATGAACTATTTTCGATGGCGATATCTGATCTCAACACTACTTGCAGTGATTCTACTGGCTGCCTGTCAACCAAATCTCGTTGAGACGCCGACCCAGTCTCGCTCAACAACGGACAGCATTGTGTCGGTGTACCTCAATTACACATCCACTGCGGATTTTCGCCTAGAAATTCAAGATCTGGAGTTACGCAGCAAAGATATCTGGCTCCCCTGCCGTGGCAATACTTCTGACACCAGACGTTCCAGTCGCCAACACCTGATTGCGTTGGATGCTCTTCCGGCAGCACAGTACGATCAGGTTCGATTTCGTGTTGAACTCTATTCTGAACAGAACACGCTCCTGCGCACAGAGCAGGTCACTCTGGGGATCGCCAACCATCTGCTTCTCAAGCCATCGGGGAGCCAGTGTCTGTTTTTACACTGTCGATTGTCCCCGTACACGCTTGACCGCCCACTTCCGGAGCAATTTGTCGTTGAAAATCAGGTAGCACCGTTGGCGGACAATCTGCTTTACGCCCTGTGCCCTGACCTGTCAACGGTTTATATCATCCGCACCGACCAATTTACCGTCACCGCCGCCTACCCGCTCCAGGGACAAATCAGCGACATGGTGGTCGATAACGACCGGCGACTGATCTATTTTCTCGACCGTCAACGCCAGCAGATTCAACGCTGGGACGGTATCTCACAACAGATGACCGACCGCATTCCCTTGCCCATGACTCAGAGCCCGGAAGGCCTGGAGATCTCCCCGGACGGGGAATTCTTGTTCGTCACCGATACCGTCAACCGCCAATTGCTTAAAATCGACGCTGAAAATGGAACCCGTCTGGCTCAAGTCAACATCGGTCATGAGCCATCGCAGCCCTACTGGTTCGAGCACAATGGTCAGGCACGCTTGGCGGTGATCTCTCTTGGCGACCAACAACTGCATCTGGTCAGTGCCGACAGCCTGGCCACGATGGCTGAAGTGACGGCAGGGCAACAACCGTATGAAACCGTGTATGCCAACAATGCCCTGTTTGTCAGCGACAGTTTCGATTATCAGATCCTGCAACTGGATCCCGACAGTGGCGTTCTTCAGGCGCGCATTCCCACCATGGGCCGCCCCATGGCCATGCTTGACGACACCATTCAACGCAATGTCATCATTGCCGAACAGTCCCGCTCAGGGCTGGCGTTACTGCCCTACGGGCAACAGTTGATCGCCCGGCACATTGCGGCAGGTGCGGCACCCCACGATCTGGCCATCTCCAACAAACGCCGCCTGTTGTACATTGCTGATGAAATCAACCATTCGATCGTCGTCCTTGATCTGCCATCGGAAAAAATCATTCAGACGATCGAAGTCGGATCAACGCCAGATGTCATCATGGTTCAGGAGCCTTAA
- a CDS encoding SMP-30/gluconolactonase/LRE family protein, with amino-acid sequence MRLFSSQQRKTDTVDMGVIHKKNSIRLTQHLLCLALLLLVPALVCAKAPSWHSSLSFPKEMAIDAPSGLVIDQARKRYYVIDYNADQLVSFDEQGQLIDRFDAMGRLKKPVSMAFGAPGKMWVVQRSTNELLYIDLNSRDVRRFNVSKTSGQPMLIDRVATDDQQRLYVADSHSGRIFRLDDNLKITTIFAGKRDSQLIDFKIAGSTLYALDSQHQQLHSFTLDGQHKDTIALKGDLDRPVSFVLDSHGMIYILDRPQGKIAVFTAKGLFKYGFCHRGARRGQLNYPSELHMDWQDRLCVVNQGNDRIEVFKH; translated from the coding sequence ATGCGTTTATTTTCATCCCAACAACGAAAGACGGACACCGTCGACATGGGCGTAATCCACAAAAAAAACAGCATCAGGTTGACCCAACACCTGCTTTGCCTGGCTCTGCTGCTGTTGGTTCCGGCGCTGGTTTGTGCCAAGGCGCCATCCTGGCACAGCAGTCTGTCATTCCCCAAAGAGATGGCCATTGATGCGCCATCGGGATTGGTAATCGATCAGGCCCGCAAACGCTATTACGTCATCGATTATAACGCCGACCAGTTGGTGTCGTTTGATGAACAGGGCCAATTGATCGATCGCTTTGATGCCATGGGCCGCCTGAAAAAACCGGTCAGCATGGCCTTCGGTGCGCCCGGCAAGATGTGGGTGGTTCAACGCAGCACCAACGAACTGTTGTATATCGACTTGAACAGTCGTGATGTGCGCCGCTTCAATGTGAGTAAAACGAGTGGCCAGCCGATGCTGATTGACCGCGTGGCTACGGATGACCAGCAACGGCTTTATGTTGCCGACAGTCACAGTGGCCGGATCTTTCGACTGGACGACAACCTCAAAATCACCACCATTTTTGCAGGAAAACGCGACAGCCAGCTGATCGATTTTAAAATTGCCGGCTCCACCTTGTATGCTCTGGACAGCCAGCATCAGCAATTACACAGCTTTACTCTGGATGGCCAGCACAAGGACACGATTGCCCTTAAAGGGGATCTGGATCGGCCGGTTTCCTTTGTCTTGGATTCGCACGGCATGATCTACATCCTGGACCGCCCACAAGGCAAAATTGCCGTTTTCACGGCAAAGGGGCTGTTCAAGTACGGCTTTTGCCACCGCGGCGCCCGGCGTGGCCAATTAAATTACCCCAGTGAACTGCACATGGACTGGCAGGACCGTCTGTGTGTGGTCAATCAGGGCAATGATCGCATTGAGGTTTTTAAACACTGA
- a CDS encoding cytochrome c3 family protein translates to MTHAKVIGPCSNCHTMHNSQNNSLVNSSGPNHSLLLNDCVGCHTGANTEGDSTPFVHNTGTVDYNTSGIEGDTLAGGTFKYVATSDYKGHNVEGIANPDLTLSAPPGFDGGRQAADATTPGGGLWSNQQITCAGTYGCHGSHATSDPYQAISGGHHKNSQGTAITAPGTAPEDGYRLLVGIAGYEDPEWEFTPTAALHNQYKGVDDAGQYSDTSTISYFCSQCHGQYHNPSANLSTGGGSPWLRHPTDYDMGNTDLDSEYRNYGDIGNPYLPATPVASASVASVKSTVTFADDTIVNCLSCHRAHGSNYYKAMRWGYAESNDGGLCSNCHTSKD, encoded by the coding sequence ATGACACACGCGAAGGTCATCGGTCCCTGCTCCAACTGCCACACCATGCACAACAGTCAGAACAACAGTCTGGTCAACAGTTCCGGACCAAACCATTCTCTGCTGCTCAACGACTGTGTCGGTTGTCATACCGGTGCCAATACCGAAGGCGACTCCACCCCGTTTGTTCATAACACCGGCACAGTTGATTACAACACCTCCGGTATTGAGGGAGATACACTGGCTGGCGGCACTTTCAAATATGTGGCAACCAGTGATTACAAAGGACACAACGTTGAAGGCATTGCTAATCCCGATCTGACCTTGTCAGCACCTCCTGGATTTGATGGCGGACGACAGGCGGCCGATGCCACCACTCCGGGTGGCGGTCTGTGGTCAAACCAGCAGATCACCTGTGCCGGCACATACGGCTGCCACGGCAGTCATGCGACAAGTGACCCGTATCAGGCGATCTCCGGCGGCCACCATAAGAACAGCCAAGGCACGGCAATTACGGCACCGGGAACGGCACCTGAGGATGGATATCGACTTCTGGTCGGCATTGCCGGATATGAAGATCCTGAGTGGGAATTTACGCCAACAGCCGCGCTGCATAATCAGTACAAAGGGGTGGATGATGCCGGTCAGTACAGTGACACATCGACCATCAGTTATTTTTGCTCGCAATGTCACGGTCAGTACCACAATCCATCAGCGAATTTGAGCACCGGGGGCGGCTCCCCCTGGCTGCGCCATCCGACAGATTACGACATGGGCAATACCGACCTTGATTCCGAATACCGCAACTATGGCGACATCGGCAATCCCTACCTGCCCGCCACACCGGTGGCCAGTGCTTCGGTGGCCAGTGTGAAAAGTACTGTGACATTTGCCGATGACACCATCGTCAACTGCCTGTCCTGCCACCGTGCTCACGGCTCCAATTATTATAAAGCCATGCGCTGGGGCTATGCTGAAAGCAATGATGGCGGGTTATGCTCCAACTGTCATACCAGTAAGGATTAA
- a CDS encoding sensor domain-containing diguanylate cyclase: MISTNRQITMALSAAGALGAIIGYLYLIEKTELSASTLFLFMPVGLTSAAIAALLLACHLRSDRQNRQLSDQQKLFSDFIHHAQDLIQVVDTRGNILYVNNIWEETLGYTRAEASRMNIFNIIADDHKSICQSRFAELLNGQYKGCFEVTYQTRDGQAITLEGNCSYSVKNGTPHMIRGIFRDISQRREQDEHILQMAYHDMLTNLPNRFLLNDRLSQAISQARRYHQKAALVYVDLDSFKRINDHHGHTVGDILLQKTARRMQDCLRENDTVSRIGGDEFLLILTGIKDRGDIPQIVDKVRIALAAPYIVNSLRINSSASMGTAIYPLDGVDPEALLNQADQAMYMAKKQGGNAHCFYTENTPPKTKVLRLV; the protein is encoded by the coding sequence GTGATCAGCACCAACCGACAGATTACCATGGCACTGAGTGCAGCAGGCGCTCTCGGTGCTATCATTGGCTATCTCTATCTGATTGAGAAAACGGAGCTGAGCGCTTCAACGCTCTTTCTGTTCATGCCGGTTGGGCTGACTTCTGCGGCGATTGCCGCCCTGCTCCTTGCCTGTCACCTGCGTTCCGACCGCCAGAACCGCCAGCTATCGGACCAACAGAAACTGTTCAGTGATTTCATTCATCACGCCCAGGATCTGATTCAGGTTGTTGACACCCGCGGCAACATTCTTTACGTCAACAACATCTGGGAGGAAACCCTCGGCTATACACGCGCTGAAGCCTCACGCATGAATATTTTTAACATTATTGCCGACGACCACAAGAGCATCTGCCAATCCCGGTTTGCCGAACTCCTCAACGGCCAATATAAGGGCTGTTTTGAGGTCACCTATCAGACCAGAGACGGCCAGGCCATCACCCTGGAAGGTAATTGCAGCTACAGTGTCAAAAACGGCACCCCCCATATGATCCGCGGTATTTTTCGTGATATCAGTCAACGCCGTGAGCAGGATGAACATATTCTACAGATGGCCTATCACGATATGCTTACCAATCTACCCAACCGTTTTTTGCTCAATGATCGCTTGTCCCAGGCAATTTCCCAAGCACGTCGTTACCATCAGAAAGCCGCTCTGGTCTATGTGGATCTGGACAGCTTTAAACGGATCAACGATCATCATGGTCATACTGTCGGCGATATCCTGCTGCAAAAAACAGCACGACGCATGCAGGACTGTTTACGGGAAAACGATACGGTTTCACGCATCGGCGGGGATGAGTTTTTGCTCATCCTCACTGGAATCAAAGACCGCGGCGACATCCCTCAAATTGTCGACAAGGTGCGCATCGCTCTTGCAGCTCCCTACATCGTCAACAGCCTGCGTATCAACTCGTCAGCCAGCATGGGAACGGCCATCTATCCTTTGGACGGCGTGGACCCTGAAGCACTGCTCAACCAAGCGGATCAAGCCATGTATATGGCTAAAAAACAAGGTGGAAACGCCCATTGCTTCTATACTGAAAACACCCCGCCAAAAACAAAAGTTCTGCGTTTGGTTTAA
- a CDS encoding cytochrome c3 family protein, which translates to MHDQLKHFYAIVVTSLCLLLLSSLTCQANDALCLDCHDEIKQVIDESYYVHEPVRAYKCRVCHARDEFEPSMPVSQPEPNNNYVLAYKQTTSHEEQPITWLVENFTPAFHQSALIKQRKLKDRLILDLWYQQAGKKTHQFDTPDLDALQTQNPRYQMLAIENLYLTDFDTRLVPRATLHWNTNEPSRCTTSYGNKALDVVYEEDDLYLYDHHIDLRNFTDGGYVVEISCRDPYRRVKTTDRFNILTLPVREQPIAAPPVEEDRIALKNLQGKLWIEVESHQPASLSVGVQKTADRQQAVDEPLSQALVETTTADSERSEDEHITLNTRLYTTTQVCHKCHTGLEPGQSHPVNVLPPLNMIVPPEYKRLKNGKISCMTCHTVHGSNTEHRLIKKSPKALCTGCHTNY; encoded by the coding sequence ATGCACGACCAGCTCAAACATTTTTATGCCATCGTTGTGACGTCCCTCTGCCTGTTGCTGCTGAGCTCATTAACCTGTCAGGCCAATGATGCGTTGTGCCTTGACTGTCATGACGAGATTAAACAGGTCATCGATGAAAGCTATTATGTTCACGAACCGGTACGAGCGTATAAATGTCGCGTCTGTCATGCCCGCGACGAATTCGAACCATCGATGCCGGTATCACAACCGGAGCCGAATAATAACTATGTGCTGGCCTACAAGCAGACAACCTCCCATGAGGAACAACCGATCACCTGGCTGGTGGAAAACTTCACGCCGGCTTTTCATCAATCAGCTTTGATCAAGCAACGCAAACTCAAAGATCGCCTAATCCTCGATCTCTGGTATCAACAGGCAGGCAAAAAGACCCATCAGTTCGACACACCTGATCTGGACGCACTACAAACGCAGAATCCCCGTTACCAGATGCTTGCCATCGAAAACCTGTATCTCACCGATTTCGATACTCGTTTGGTGCCACGCGCCACTCTGCACTGGAACACCAATGAACCAAGCCGGTGTACAACCAGTTACGGCAACAAGGCTCTGGATGTCGTGTATGAGGAAGATGATCTGTACCTTTATGACCATCACATTGATCTGCGCAATTTCACCGATGGCGGTTACGTGGTGGAGATCTCCTGCCGCGATCCCTATCGACGTGTAAAAACCACCGACCGGTTCAATATTCTGACATTGCCGGTTCGTGAGCAACCCATTGCAGCACCCCCAGTGGAAGAAGATCGAATCGCCTTGAAAAACCTTCAGGGCAAATTGTGGATCGAGGTGGAATCGCACCAGCCAGCCAGTTTGTCCGTTGGCGTTCAAAAGACGGCCGATAGGCAGCAAGCCGTCGATGAACCACTGTCTCAGGCTCTCGTCGAGACCACCACTGCGGATAGTGAACGTTCGGAAGACGAACACATCACGTTGAATACACGACTTTATACAACAACCCAAGTGTGCCACAAATGCCATACCGGCCTTGAGCCGGGACAATCGCACCCGGTTAATGTGCTGCCACCGTTGAATATGATTGTCCCCCCGGAATACAAACGGCTTAAAAACGGAAAAATCAGTTGCATGACCTGCCATACGGTGCATGGCAGCAACACCGAACATCGTCTGATCAAAAAGTCCCCCAAAGCCCTGTGCACCGGATGTCATACAAATTATTAA
- a CDS encoding cytochrome c3 family protein, giving the protein MNYRSWIMSLLLPALVLVSVSNSFAASPCFQCHDPALFNGKVTHAPVAKNKCDQCHNPHLAKFDGLLLKQGSQLCFQCHDTFEANVFSKKVVHQPVAEGQCSACHEPHASATSGLLKRSMSELCLTCHNDIDEQPGKSHAPFAKGQCATCHLPHSGDRRALLKADNSAVCLSCHQSSPALRRQHLNRSLDGVDCLECHQPHKSQQVSLLRENLHQPFAEGKCQSCHSRNNDLSLCLSCHEEILTSFNHQFSHRVVGSQTNGCFNCHSPHASRQQGLIKQAPGQACRQCHEGKFERRATSLYVHPDANNCVTCHQLHGSDLPAMRKKDNDSACVDCHERHSNFSHPMGDKALDPRNGQPMNCISCHDPCNGTMFKYNLRGTSDKGLCILCHAGY; this is encoded by the coding sequence ATGAATTATCGCAGTTGGATTATGTCGTTGCTGCTTCCGGCCCTGGTTTTGGTCAGTGTGAGTAACTCATTCGCTGCCTCTCCCTGTTTTCAATGCCACGACCCAGCCCTTTTTAACGGTAAGGTAACCCATGCACCGGTCGCCAAAAACAAATGTGACCAGTGCCATAATCCACATCTGGCCAAATTTGACGGTCTGTTGCTCAAACAGGGCAGCCAGCTGTGCTTTCAATGTCACGATACCTTTGAGGCCAACGTTTTTAGCAAAAAAGTTGTTCATCAACCGGTCGCCGAGGGGCAATGCAGTGCCTGTCATGAACCACACGCTTCGGCAACATCGGGCCTGTTAAAACGCTCCATGTCCGAGTTGTGTCTGACCTGTCATAACGATATTGACGAGCAACCGGGTAAAAGCCACGCACCGTTTGCCAAAGGGCAATGCGCCACCTGTCATTTGCCCCACTCCGGTGATCGGCGCGCCCTGCTTAAAGCGGATAACAGCGCGGTGTGTTTGAGCTGTCATCAATCGAGCCCGGCATTGCGCCGTCAACACCTTAACCGCTCGTTGGACGGTGTCGATTGTCTGGAATGTCACCAGCCCCACAAATCGCAACAGGTCAGCTTGTTACGCGAGAACCTGCATCAACCGTTTGCCGAGGGAAAATGTCAGAGTTGCCACTCGCGCAACAACGATCTGAGTTTGTGCCTAAGCTGTCATGAAGAGATTCTGACGTCGTTCAACCACCAGTTCAGCCACCGGGTTGTCGGATCCCAGACCAATGGATGTTTCAATTGCCACAGTCCCCATGCCAGTCGTCAACAGGGGTTGATCAAACAGGCACCGGGCCAGGCATGTCGTCAATGCCACGAAGGAAAATTTGAGCGCCGCGCCACAAGCCTTTATGTGCATCCTGATGCCAATAACTGTGTGACCTGTCATCAACTGCACGGCTCCGATCTGCCGGCCATGCGCAAAAAAGATAACGACTCGGCCTGTGTTGACTGCCATGAGCGTCACAGCAATTTCAGCCATCCGATGGGGGATAAAGCGCTTGATCCCCGCAATGGCCAACCGATGAATTGTATCTCCTGTCATGATCCCTGTAACGGCACGATGTTTAAGTACAACCTCAGGGGAACCAGCGATAAGGGTTTGTGTATCCTGTGTCATGCCGGATATTAG
- a CDS encoding cytochrome c3 family protein, with amino-acid sequence MKTSRLGLLLIVTLVLWSSSALASVSGSCANCHTMHATDGAGNTLAGGAKGSLTIGGCVGCHTGNNEDADGASAGAGGVPYVMDTAEPTYGPEYSGGTLVANVQTLAGGSFWWVGKSAGNDATTGHNVTTDGLCDFDMDAPGRRDGDQTAFSSGAPLTCAGTMGCHGDRSVAGDYASISGAHHGSSSTTVDDSFRFLDGIAGTEAPDWEYAAAIDNHNSYKAQARSEASTMSDGGDTISSLCGQCHGDFHSGTDTVSDGSAWLRHPTDIVLPAGEYASYASIPDESGIYNIIAPVGVATPIASTADVTLANSVVTCISCHRAHGSPYADLLRWDYANISAGSPIGGVDNNGCFACHTSKDG; translated from the coding sequence ATGAAAACTTCACGGCTTGGTTTGCTACTTATCGTCACACTGGTTCTTTGGAGTTCCAGTGCCCTGGCGAGCGTCAGCGGTTCCTGTGCCAACTGCCATACCATGCACGCCACTGACGGCGCCGGTAACACTCTTGCCGGTGGCGCTAAAGGGTCATTAACCATTGGCGGCTGCGTCGGTTGCCACACCGGTAACAACGAAGACGCAGACGGTGCTTCCGCCGGTGCCGGCGGCGTTCCTTACGTTATGGATACCGCCGAGCCGACTTACGGTCCGGAATACTCCGGTGGTACGCTGGTTGCTAATGTCCAGACCTTGGCTGGCGGCAGCTTCTGGTGGGTTGGTAAATCCGCCGGCAACGATGCTACCACGGGCCACAATGTGACAACAGACGGCCTGTGTGATTTTGATATGGACGCTCCCGGCCGTCGTGACGGCGATCAAACAGCATTCAGCTCCGGTGCTCCGCTGACCTGCGCCGGCACCATGGGGTGCCACGGTGACCGCAGCGTCGCTGGCGACTATGCGAGTATCAGTGGTGCCCACCACGGTTCATCGTCGACAACAGTTGACGACAGCTTCCGCTTCCTCGATGGAATTGCCGGCACCGAAGCGCCGGATTGGGAGTACGCTGCAGCCATTGACAACCACAACAGCTATAAAGCTCAAGCACGCAGTGAAGCGTCAACCATGTCCGATGGCGGCGATACCATCAGTTCCCTGTGTGGTCAATGCCATGGAGATTTCCACAGTGGTACCGACACAGTATCTGACGGCAGTGCCTGGTTGCGTCACCCGACCGATATCGTTCTGCCGGCTGGCGAGTATGCCTCCTACGCGTCTATCCCGGACGAATCCGGTATCTATAACATCATTGCCCCTGTTGGTGTAGCCACTCCAATTGCCTCAACAGCCGATGTAACCCTGGCCAATTCTGTCGTCACCTGCATCTCCTGCCATCGCGCACACGGCTCACCGTATGCCGACCTACTGCGTTGGGACTATGCCAACATCAGCGCTGGTTCACCCATCGGTGGTGTTGACAACAACGGCTGCTTCGCCTGCCATACCAGCAAGGATGGTTAG
- a CDS encoding methyl-accepting chemotaxis protein: MTADKFKRKLVNLNVKRRLQLWLLIRIGGIIILTSIISALILYGYARHETIDTFYQAHIKIRRVSDLLLPVVLSGSAISLISGALLALFLPQKIAGPLYRIEQELNKVKAGDFRTKIRLRTKDTLVNFTSQINDTIATVDQRLSDMQKAMNSIDNIESLPQDTREKLDDVKRLLNDCKTTLNNH, translated from the coding sequence ATGACTGCTGACAAATTCAAACGCAAACTGGTCAACCTGAATGTGAAACGCCGCTTACAGCTCTGGTTGCTGATCCGCATCGGCGGCATCATCATTCTGACCTCCATCATTTCCGCACTCATCCTCTACGGCTATGCCCGTCACGAAACCATCGACACCTTCTATCAGGCGCATATCAAAATTCGCCGTGTCAGTGATCTGCTGTTGCCGGTTGTCTTATCCGGATCAGCGATCAGTCTGATCAGCGGCGCCCTGCTGGCGTTATTTCTGCCACAGAAAATTGCCGGGCCGCTTTACCGCATTGAACAAGAACTTAACAAGGTTAAGGCTGGAGATTTTCGCACGAAAATCAGGCTGCGCACCAAAGACACTCTGGTCAATTTCACCAGTCAGATCAACGACACGATCGCAACCGTGGATCAGCGTCTAAGTGACATGCAAAAAGCCATGAACAGTATTGACAATATTGAATCACTGCCGCAGGACACCCGGGAAAAACTCGACGATGTCAAGCGACTGCTCAACGACTGCAAGACCACACTGAACAATCACTGA
- a CDS encoding CHASE4 domain-containing protein has translation MSLRFKILLMLFATLSIYGLMDYTVHRLFVLPTFLNQEHTRIEEHIDHSMQILSFELLGLDRLCRDWASWDDSYTFMQKHGQDKDYIKSNLVPATFEYNSLDLICFLDNDNHIVWKGTSDKYIGSNQEDFLQPFSPLLKVSDNNSGFIMTDKGPMILASRPISDSDEAAPYIGFLVMGRLLVDSPIMALNRHLHGSVEFIQPKTNNLISDKNLEFLTLREDPVILPLGNTLHTFKMVRDINHLPAFIVHMQTDRTNVVHGLETISYDAFSNVFSGFITIGIFVLFLRRNVIKPISKLTRHVNSINTAEDLLTVPLKTPSDDEIGVLWQGFNQMVHRLQRDRLRRLAAEEALRSNEKRIHAILDTAPDGIITVDQNGTIESLNLAAAKMFGYDSEELVGKSISKLAQDEHSGRLLQTIKKYPETSHYKCFDSGCEMAGRKIEGEFIPVHMRASSVQIGSDTLFVWIVRDISELKAMHDEIAHSKRLAAIGEMGASIAHEIRNPLAGIGGAAQMLLKSVKDNPRQVAILNEIIILVFRIENTVNQMLDYARAWTPNQALITPMQLLKEVATEAETMENFKQISFKFSGDDSIAIPLDEDLIRQVLWNLFKNSAEAMPDGGELSCHVQATQNELIVSIQDHGMGMDDETIKKLFTPFFTTKIYGTGLGLPICQRIIEAHKGSIAIHSALGEGTTISLRFPFNAQPRQIEDVQ, from the coding sequence ATGTCCCTTCGATTTAAGATCCTGCTCATGTTGTTTGCCACCTTGAGCATCTATGGCCTGATGGATTACACCGTCCATCGGTTGTTCGTCTTGCCGACATTTCTCAACCAGGAACACACCCGCATAGAAGAACATATTGACCACTCCATGCAGATCCTCAGTTTTGAATTACTGGGGCTGGATCGTTTATGCCGTGACTGGGCATCGTGGGACGACAGTTACACGTTTATGCAAAAACACGGACAGGATAAGGACTATATTAAATCCAATCTGGTGCCGGCAACCTTTGAATATAATTCCCTGGACCTGATCTGCTTCCTCGACAACGACAACCATATCGTCTGGAAAGGCACCTCGGATAAGTACATCGGCAGCAACCAGGAAGATTTCCTCCAACCTTTCAGCCCGTTACTGAAAGTTTCAGACAACAATAGCGGCTTCATCATGACAGATAAAGGCCCGATGATTCTGGCCTCTCGGCCGATCAGCGACAGTGATGAAGCAGCTCCCTATATCGGCTTTCTGGTGATGGGACGCCTGCTGGTCGACAGTCCAATCATGGCTCTGAATCGGCATCTGCACGGCAGCGTTGAATTCATACAGCCTAAAACCAATAATTTGATCAGTGACAAAAACCTCGAATTTCTCACACTGCGTGAAGATCCGGTTATTTTACCGCTCGGCAACACACTCCACACGTTCAAAATGGTGCGCGACATCAACCATCTCCCGGCATTTATTGTCCATATGCAAACAGATCGCACCAATGTCGTCCACGGCTTGGAGACCATCTCTTACGATGCCTTCTCCAACGTATTTTCCGGCTTTATCACCATCGGAATTTTCGTGCTTTTCCTGCGCCGCAACGTCATCAAACCAATCAGTAAACTGACCCGTCATGTCAACAGTATCAACACCGCTGAAGACCTATTGACAGTCCCCTTGAAAACGCCCAGTGACGATGAGATCGGCGTACTTTGGCAAGGGTTTAACCAGATGGTTCACAGGCTGCAACGGGACCGCTTACGCCGCCTGGCTGCTGAAGAAGCGCTACGCAGCAACGAAAAACGGATTCATGCCATTCTCGACACGGCTCCGGACGGAATCATCACCGTAGACCAAAACGGCACCATTGAAAGTCTCAATCTTGCAGCGGCAAAAATGTTCGGTTATGACTCCGAGGAACTGGTCGGCAAGTCGATCAGTAAATTGGCCCAGGACGAACATTCCGGGCGTTTGCTGCAGACCATCAAAAAGTATCCGGAGACCAGTCATTACAAATGCTTTGATTCAGGCTGCGAAATGGCGGGACGAAAGATCGAAGGAGAGTTCATACCGGTTCACATGCGTGCCAGTTCTGTTCAGATCGGCAGTGACACACTGTTTGTCTGGATTGTTCGCGATATCTCTGAACTCAAAGCAATGCATGATGAAATCGCCCACAGCAAACGTCTGGCGGCTATCGGTGAAATGGGCGCATCCATTGCACATGAAATCCGCAACCCATTGGCCGGTATCGGCGGCGCAGCCCAGATGCTGTTGAAGAGCGTCAAGGACAATCCCCGCCAAGTCGCGATCCTCAACGAGATCATCATTCTGGTGTTCCGCATCGAAAACACCGTCAACCAGATGCTCGACTATGCCCGCGCCTGGACACCAAATCAAGCGTTGATCACGCCGATGCAGCTTCTCAAAGAGGTGGCCACTGAAGCCGAAACCATGGAGAACTTTAAACAGATCTCTTTTAAATTCAGTGGTGACGATTCAATCGCCATTCCTCTCGATGAAGACCTGATCCGTCAGGTGCTGTGGAATTTGTTTAAAAATAGCGCTGAGGCCATGCCGGATGGCGGTGAACTCTCCTGCCATGTTCAGGCAACTCAGAATGAACTGATCGTGTCGATTCAGGACCACGGTATGGGGATGGATGATGAAACGATAAAAAAACTCTTTACGCCTTTCTTCACGACCAAAATTTACGGAACCGGTCTCGGGTTGCCCATCTGTCAACGTATTATAGAGGCCCACAAAGGCAGTATCGCCATTCACAGTGCTTTGGGTGAAGGGACAACCATTTCGTTACGCTTCCCCTTCAACGCTCAACCTCGTCAGATTGAGGATGTACAATAA